Proteins found in one Colletes latitarsis isolate SP2378_abdomen chromosome 8, iyColLati1, whole genome shotgun sequence genomic segment:
- the LOC143344442 gene encoding uncharacterized protein LOC143344442, whose protein sequence is MNNAVFGKTIENVRNRVDVKLLTHWEGRYGAEAMIAKPNFHSRSVFSENLIAVELRKLEVKFNKPIYVGMCILDISKICLYELHYEYMSPKHEQNCKILYTDTDSLIYHIRCDDIYESMKHNIDRFDTSDYPTDNPYNMPRVNKKVPGLMKDENNGAIMTEFVGLRAKMYALRVDGKEDTKKAKGVKTNVIARTITFDDYAQCLHREIEMVRKQSCIRSKLHKVYTISESKIALSPYDNKRYIIPDSTDTLPWGHYNIPL, encoded by the coding sequence aTGAACAATGCAGTTTTCGGTAAAACAATAGAAAATGTACGAAACCGTGTGGATGTAAAACTTTTGACACATTGGGAAGGGCGATATGGCGCGGAGGCAATGATCGCGAAACCAAATTTCCACAGCAGAAGTGTTTTTTCGGAAAATTTAATAGCTGTTGAATTGCGAAAACTCGAGGTGAAATTCAACAAGCCGATATATGTGGGCATGTGCATTCTGGACATATCAAAAATTTGTTTGTATGAACTTCACTACGAGTACATGTCTCCTAAACATgaacaaaattgtaaaattctaTACACCGACACTGACAGTCTTATTTATCACATTCGATGCGACGATATCTACGAGTCTATGAAGCACAATATCGATAGATTCGACACAAGCGATTATCCTACTGACAATCCATATAATATGCCACGCGTAAATAAGAAGGTTCCGGGGCTGATGAAGGATGAAAATAACGGTGCGATAATGACTGAATTCGTAGGTCTTAGAGCGAAAATGTATGCACTTCGCGTGGACGGTAAGGAAGatacaaaaaaggcgaaaggtgTCAAGACCAACGTCATAGCCAGAACGATAACTTTCGACGACTACGCGCAGTGTTTGCACAGAGAGATCGAAATGGTTCGCAAACAATCATGCATACGGTCTAAATTGCACAAAGTGTACACAATTTCGGAATCCAAAATCGCTCTAAGTCCATACGACAATAAGCGATATATCATACCCGATTCAACCGACACTCTGCCCTGGGGACATTATAATATACCGTtgtaa
- the LOC143344563 gene encoding uncharacterized protein LOC143344563, whose translation MADILSIGGKPMFDDRIVKLETHTYNPYVNTTFGHSDEIRIPIQQQDLYTLPCESFLYVEGKLTIHKPNDASTVMLGNNCMAFIFDEIRYELSGVEIDRNRNVGITSTLKNYVSLTSDEDKNMENAGWGLKRHDELVVKNHFNFCVPLKYLLGFCEDYKRMVINARHELILIRSRKDNNSLIGPPTLEPEIELFKVQWRMPYVTLNDVNKLSLLHALESGQNLSISFRSWDLYEYPLLQSTTKHSWAVKTAAQLEKPRYVVFALQTARKNVMTEDATRFDHCKLTNVKLFLNSEFYPYDDMNLDFDKNRHAILFNMYTHFRKSYYRHSCNEALFTIAQFLQFDPLVVIDCSRQNESIKNSTVDVRIEFDCKENVPANTTAYCLILHDRVVEYNPLTNVVRKIN comes from the coding sequence ATGGCTGACATTCTAAGCATTGGAGGGAAGCCAATGTTTGATGATCGCATTGTTAAGCTCGAGACTCACACATACAACCCATACGTTAATACGACATTTGGACACAGTGATGAGATAagaatacctatacaacagcaaGATTTATACACATTGCCATGTGAAAGTTTCCTCTACGTGGAGGGGAAATTGACGATACATAAGCCAAATGATGCTTCAACGGTAATGTTGGGAAATAATTGTATGGCGTTCATATTTGATGAGATTCGATATGAGCTGAGTGGTGTGGAGATTGATCGCAACAGAAACGTTGGAATAACTAGCACGCTCAAAAATTATGTATCACTGACATCCGATGAAGACAAAAATATGGAAAATGCTGGATGGGGCTTGAAACGACACGATGAGCTGGTagtgaaaaatcatttcaatttTTGCGTCCCGCTCAAATATTTGCTGGGATTTTGCGAGGACTACAAACGGATGGTGATTAATGCGCGTCACGAATTGATTTTAATACGATCACGCAAAGATAACAATTCTCTAATTGGACCTCCAACGTTGGAACCagaaattgaattatttaaagTGCAATGGCGGATGCCTTATGTGACGCTAAACGATGTTAATAAGCTATCGCTGCTACATGCTTTGGAAAGTGGGCAAAACCTGAGCATTAGTTTTCGCTCGTGGGATCTGTACGAGTATCCTCTCTTACAGAGCACGACCAAGCATTCGTGGGCCGTCAAGACAGCCGCACAGCTGGAAAAGCCGCGATATGTTGTCTTTGCTCTACAGACTGCTCGAAAGAATGTGATGACCGAAGATGCTACTCGGTTTGACCACTGCAAATTGACCAATGTAAAACTTTTTCTCAACTCGGAATTTTATCCGTACGATGACATGAATTTGGACTTTGACAAGAATAGGCACGCCATCTTGTTTAACATGTATACGCATTTCCGTAAATCATATTACAGACATAGTTGCAACGAGGCATTATTCACCATTGCCCAATTTTTACAATTTGACCCCCTCGTGGTGATTGACTGCTCACGACAAAATGAGTCGATCAAGAATAGCACCGTGGACGTGCGCATAGAATTCGATTGTAAAGAGAATGTGCCGGCAAATACTACAGCCTACTGTCTCATTTTGCATGATCGGGTGGTTGAATACAATCCGCTGACAAACGTGGTGCGCAAAATCAATTAA